From the genome of Geobacter sp. SVR, one region includes:
- the atpE gene encoding ATP synthase F0 subunit C gives MSFFTMCVLAAGIGMALGTVGTGIGQGLAVKSAVEGVSRNPGASGKILTTMMIGLAMIESLAIYALVVCLIILFANPYKDIAVKLAETVAK, from the coding sequence ATGAGCTTTTTCACGATGTGCGTTCTGGCAGCAGGTATTGGTATGGCACTGGGCACCGTCGGCACCGGCATTGGCCAGGGTCTGGCAGTCAAAAGCGCCGTAGAAGGCGTTTCCCGCAACCCCGGCGCTTCCGGCAAGATCCTGACCACCATGATGATCGGTCTGGCCATGATCGAGTCTCTGGCAATTTACGCCCTGGTTGTCTGCCTGATCATCCTGTTCGCCAACCCCTACAAGGATATCGCTGTCAAGCTGGCCGAGACCGTTGCCAAGTAA
- a CDS encoding ExeA family protein: protein MYCDFFGFKEKPFTITPNPQFIFLSRNHREAFAHLVYGIDNHAGFIAMTGEVGTGKTTLLRTLLSELSHEQYRSALIFNPCLSGEQLLSAICREFGIQAAQENHSGYLDALGKFLLDQHREGRTVVLVIDEAQNLAPDVLEHVRMISNLETERDKLVQIILAGQPELDDVLGRHDLRQLRQRITVRCRLVPMGQADTGDYIDHRLRVSGCRIPGLFSRGAIRRIYRFSGGIPRLINIVCEQALVLAWTRESLSVTPLMASQVIAGVMPVSKRSRVFARLRTWLTGK from the coding sequence ATGTACTGCGACTTTTTCGGCTTCAAGGAAAAACCGTTTACCATCACGCCGAATCCGCAGTTCATCTTTCTGAGCCGCAATCATCGTGAGGCTTTTGCCCACCTGGTGTACGGCATCGACAACCACGCCGGTTTCATCGCCATGACCGGTGAGGTTGGTACCGGCAAGACCACATTGCTGCGCACCCTGCTCTCCGAACTGAGCCACGAGCAATACCGCTCGGCACTGATCTTCAATCCCTGCCTGTCGGGCGAACAGCTGTTGTCAGCCATTTGCCGCGAATTCGGAATCCAAGCGGCACAGGAAAACCATTCCGGCTATCTGGATGCCCTGGGCAAGTTTCTGCTGGACCAGCATCGCGAAGGGCGCACCGTTGTGCTGGTGATCGACGAGGCCCAGAACCTGGCGCCGGATGTGCTGGAACATGTGCGCATGATTTCCAACCTTGAGACCGAGCGCGACAAACTGGTCCAGATCATTCTGGCAGGTCAGCCCGAGCTTGACGATGTCTTGGGGCGGCATGATCTTCGCCAACTCCGCCAGCGCATTACCGTGCGTTGCCGGTTGGTACCGATGGGACAGGCCGACACGGGCGATTATATCGATCACCGCTTGCGGGTGTCCGGGTGCCGTATTCCGGGGCTCTTTTCCCGCGGCGCCATCAGGCGCATATACCGTTTTTCGGGCGGTATTCCCCGGCTGATCAATATCGTCTGTGAACAGGCCCTCGTGCTGGCCTGGACGAGGGAAAGCCTGTCGGTCACTCCCCTGATGGCCAGCCAGGTGATTGCCGGAGTTATGCCCGTTTCTAAACGCAGCCGGGTTTTTGCGCGACTGAGAACATGGCTGACAGGAAAGTGA
- the argH gene encoding argininosuccinate lyase: MSKDKLWGGRFTQPTDKFVEEFTASIEFDKRLYHQDIRGSIAHARMLGQQGIIPLEDVQAIVHGLQQILQQIEAGTFDFSISLEDIHMNIEARLSASIGEAGKRLHTGRSRNDQVALDIRLYLRDEIAAIVTYIDLLIDALLTQAEENLDVVMPGFTHLQTAQPILFAHHLMAYVEMFKRDRARLEDCLKRVNVLPLGAGALAGTTFPIDRGYVAEQLDFPAITRNSLDAVSDRDFALEFLAAGSILMMHLSRFSEELILWSTSSFRFIELSDGFCTGSSIMPQKKNPDVPELVRGKTGRVYGNLMALLTVMKSLPLAYNKDMQEDKEPLFDTIDTVKGSLKIFADMIREMRINAGNMRKAAGDGFSTATDVADYLVRKGLPFRDAHEAVGNAVKYCIENEMELDELSLAEWQLFSLHFADDIFAAITVEASTDARNVPGGTAREQVWGEIMRCREGK, translated from the coding sequence ATGTCAAAAGACAAACTGTGGGGCGGCCGCTTCACCCAGCCCACCGACAAGTTCGTTGAAGAGTTCACCGCTTCGATCGAATTCGACAAGCGTCTGTATCATCAGGATATCCGCGGCTCGATTGCCCACGCCCGCATGTTGGGCCAGCAGGGCATCATTCCGCTGGAGGACGTGCAGGCCATCGTCCATGGCCTGCAGCAGATCCTGCAGCAGATCGAAGCCGGCACCTTCGACTTCTCGATCAGCCTGGAAGACATCCACATGAACATCGAGGCACGCCTGTCTGCCAGCATCGGAGAGGCGGGCAAGCGCCTTCATACCGGCCGTTCCCGCAACGATCAGGTGGCACTGGACATTCGCCTGTACCTGCGCGATGAAATCGCCGCAATCGTTACCTACATCGACCTGCTGATCGATGCGCTGCTGACCCAGGCCGAAGAGAACCTGGATGTGGTCATGCCCGGTTTCACCCACCTGCAGACCGCCCAGCCGATCCTGTTCGCCCACCACCTGATGGCTTACGTCGAGATGTTCAAGCGGGACAGGGCCCGTCTGGAAGACTGCCTCAAGCGCGTCAACGTGCTGCCCCTGGGGGCCGGCGCCCTGGCCGGTACGACCTTCCCCATCGACCGCGGGTATGTGGCCGAGCAGCTCGATTTCCCGGCAATCACACGCAACTCCCTGGATGCCGTTTCGGACCGCGATTTCGCCCTGGAATTCCTGGCGGCCGGGTCGATTCTGATGATGCACCTCTCGCGCTTTTCCGAAGAGTTGATCCTGTGGTCCACCAGCTCCTTCCGGTTCATCGAGCTGTCGGATGGTTTCTGCACCGGCTCCTCGATCATGCCCCAGAAGAAAAATCCCGATGTTCCCGAACTGGTGCGAGGTAAAACCGGGCGGGTGTACGGCAACCTGATGGCGCTTCTGACGGTGATGAAGTCCCTGCCGCTGGCCTATAACAAAGACATGCAGGAGGACAAAGAGCCGTTGTTCGATACCATCGACACCGTCAAGGGCAGCCTGAAGATCTTTGCCGACATGATCAGGGAAATGCGCATCAATGCCGGCAACATGCGCAAGGCAGCCGGAGACGGCTTCTCCACTGCCACCGATGTTGCCGATTACCTGGTGCGCAAGGGGCTGCCGTTCCGGGATGCCCACGAGGCGGTCGGCAATGCGGTCAAATACTGTATCGAAAACGAGATGGAGCTGGACGAACTGTCACTGGCCGAATGGCAGCTGTTTTCACTCCACTTCGCGGATGATATCTTTGCGGCCATCACGGTGGAAGCGAGCACCGATGCGCGCAACGTTCCCGGCGGAACCGCACGGGAGCAGGTGTGGGGTGAAATCATGCGCTGCAGGGAAGGCAAGTAG
- a CDS encoding NUDIX domain-containing protein: protein MTNKRFKKEHIVTSVVAVIVDDDQRVLLTRRCVPPFNDQWVMPGGKIDLGESIREALKREVHEEVGLEIEIQGLIDVFEHLTPGDENCHFVILYYRCRPVYCDIVRNELEVAEAAWVPNAELSGYAMATGARYILAQLFPALCSCDTR from the coding sequence ATGACCAATAAACGTTTTAAGAAAGAACATATCGTCACCTCGGTGGTGGCGGTGATCGTGGACGACGATCAGCGGGTGCTGCTGACCCGCCGCTGTGTGCCCCCTTTCAACGATCAGTGGGTCATGCCGGGGGGGAAGATCGATCTGGGCGAGTCGATCCGGGAGGCCTTGAAGCGGGAGGTACACGAAGAGGTGGGGCTGGAGATCGAGATCCAAGGTCTGATCGATGTCTTCGAACACCTTACGCCGGGGGATGAAAACTGCCATTTCGTGATCCTGTATTACCGCTGCCGGCCGGTCTATTGCGATATCGTGCGCAACGAGCTGGAAGTGGCCGAGGCGGCATGGGTCCCCAACGCTGAGCTTTCCGGCTATGCCATGGCAACCGGTGCACGCTACATACTGGCCCAACTCTTTCCGGCGCTTTGTTCCTGTGATACGCGGTGA
- a CDS encoding argininosuccinate synthase — MAPGKKQEIKKIVLAYSGGLDTSIILKWLKNEYGCKVVAFSADLGQGDELAPIREKALATGADKVYIDDLREEFVRDFVFPMFRANAIYEGHYLLGTSIARPLIAKRQMEIAAREKCDAVSHGATGKGNDQVRFELAYYHFDPAIKVVAPWREWDLNSRQALIEYAKKNGIPIPVTKKRPWSSDRNLLHISFEGGILEDTWAEAPEEMYVLTKSPEKAPNKPQYVEIEFKNGNAVAVDGVAMSPAQLLAHLNELGGLHGVGRVDLLENRSVGMKSRGVYETPGGTILREAHSAVEQITMDREVMRIRDSLIPEYAKQVYAGYWFSPERQMLQTLIDESQKCVNGVARVKLYKGLCRTVGRKSETDSLFNLDFATFEKDQVYNQADAEGFIKINSLRLRIRSLMQSARKK; from the coding sequence ATGGCACCAGGCAAGAAGCAGGAAATCAAAAAGATCGTGCTGGCCTACTCCGGCGGGTTGGACACCTCGATCATCCTCAAATGGCTGAAGAACGAGTACGGCTGCAAGGTGGTCGCCTTTTCGGCCGACCTGGGGCAGGGGGACGAACTGGCGCCGATTCGTGAGAAGGCTCTGGCCACCGGGGCGGACAAGGTCTACATCGATGATCTGCGCGAGGAATTCGTCCGTGACTTCGTATTTCCTATGTTCCGCGCCAACGCCATCTACGAGGGGCACTACCTGCTGGGTACCTCCATCGCACGGCCGCTGATCGCCAAGCGGCAGATGGAGATCGCCGCCAGGGAGAAATGCGATGCCGTTTCCCACGGCGCCACCGGCAAGGGCAACGACCAGGTACGCTTCGAGCTGGCCTACTATCATTTCGATCCCGCCATCAAGGTGGTGGCCCCCTGGCGTGAGTGGGACCTGAACAGCCGCCAGGCGCTGATCGAGTACGCCAAGAAGAACGGCATTCCTATCCCGGTCACCAAGAAGCGCCCTTGGTCCTCGGACCGCAACCTGTTGCACATCTCCTTCGAAGGGGGCATTCTGGAGGACACCTGGGCCGAAGCACCTGAAGAGATGTACGTGCTGACCAAGTCCCCTGAGAAGGCACCCAACAAGCCGCAGTACGTGGAGATCGAGTTCAAAAACGGCAATGCAGTGGCCGTGGACGGCGTTGCCATGAGCCCGGCCCAACTGCTGGCCCACCTGAACGAACTGGGGGGGCTGCATGGCGTCGGTCGGGTCGACCTGCTGGAGAACCGCTCGGTCGGGATGAAGTCCCGCGGGGTGTACGAGACCCCGGGCGGCACGATCCTGCGCGAAGCCCACTCGGCCGTGGAGCAGATCACCATGGACCGCGAGGTGATGCGTATCCGCGACAGCCTGATCCCCGAGTACGCCAAGCAGGTCTATGCCGGCTACTGGTTCTCCCCGGAGCGCCAGATGCTGCAGACCCTGATCGACGAGTCGCAGAAGTGCGTCAACGGCGTGGCCCGCGTCAAGCTGTACAAGGGGCTCTGCCGAACTGTCGGCCGCAAGTCCGAAACCGATTCCCTCTTCAATCTGGACTTCGCCACTTTCGAGAAGGATCAGGTCTACAACCAGGCTGATGCCGAGGGATTCATCAAAATCAATTCGCTGCGGCTGCGGATCAGGTCACTGATGCAGTCCGCCCGGAAGAAGTAG
- the argF gene encoding ornithine carbamoyltransferase — translation MARHFLALRDYTKTELDGLLSLARELKEKQRQGVGHHLLKGKTLAMIFEKSSTRTRISFEVGIFQLGGHGLFISNKDSQMGRGEPIKDTARVMARYCDGVMIRTFGQEIVDEFARYCSVPVINGLTDLYHPCQIMADLQTVIEHKGGYDGLKFAWVGDGNNMANTWIEAAAIFGFDLALACPAGYEPDAGVMSWAQLQAPGRITLTKDPQVAVRDADVLNTDVWASMGQESEQKQREQAFAGYCLDDALISLAKPDCIVLHCLPAHRGEEISDSVIEGKHSVVWDEAENRLHIQKAIMATMMK, via the coding sequence ATGGCGCGACATTTTCTGGCATTGCGGGATTATACCAAGACCGAGCTGGACGGACTGCTGAGCCTGGCGCGGGAGCTGAAGGAAAAACAGCGGCAGGGCGTTGGGCATCATCTGCTCAAGGGCAAGACCCTGGCGATGATCTTCGAGAAATCCTCAACCCGCACCCGCATCTCCTTCGAGGTGGGGATCTTTCAGCTGGGGGGGCATGGACTGTTCATCTCCAACAAGGATTCCCAGATGGGGCGGGGCGAGCCGATCAAGGATACTGCCCGCGTAATGGCGCGCTACTGTGACGGCGTCATGATCCGCACCTTTGGCCAGGAAATTGTCGACGAGTTCGCCCGCTACTGTTCGGTGCCGGTCATAAATGGTCTGACCGACCTGTACCACCCCTGTCAGATCATGGCCGACCTGCAGACCGTCATCGAGCACAAGGGGGGCTATGACGGACTGAAGTTCGCCTGGGTGGGAGACGGCAACAACATGGCCAACACCTGGATCGAGGCGGCCGCGATTTTCGGTTTCGACCTGGCCCTGGCCTGTCCCGCGGGATACGAGCCGGATGCGGGGGTGATGTCGTGGGCACAGTTGCAGGCCCCCGGCCGGATCACCCTGACCAAGGATCCGCAGGTGGCGGTCAGGGACGCCGATGTGCTCAACACCGATGTCTGGGCCAGCATGGGGCAGGAATCGGAACAGAAACAGCGCGAACAGGCCTTTGCCGGGTATTGCCTGGATGACGCCCTGATCTCGCTGGCCAAACCAGATTGCATCGTGTTGCACTGTCTGCCGGCCCACCGCGGGGAGGAGATCAGCGACAGCGTGATCGAGGGAAAACACTCGGTGGTCTGGGACGAGGCCGAAAACCGGCTGCATATACAAAAGGCCATCATGGCCACCATGATGAAATAG
- a CDS encoding acetylornithine transaminase produces the protein MNSQQWIEKSDKYIMKTYGRYPIVPVRGAGCRLWDADGREYLDFLGGVAVNNLGHCHPRVVAALQHQAAELIHCSNYYQVPQQIELAELLCSHSFADRAFFCNSGAEANEAAIKLARKYSRDKFGPQRYEIITAAESFHGRTMATVSATGQEKVQRFFDPLLHGFTHVPFNDAAALAAAVTPNTCAIMLEPIQGEGGVNIPSTGYFQEVRRICDQHGLLLIFDEVQVGMGRTGTLFAYEHFGVVPDIMTLAKALAGGAPIGTMLAREEFASAFTPGTHGSTFGGNPLVCAAAIATIRTILEEGILNRTEEIGEYLLGELETLGKKYPFVTEVRGIGLMIGMSLNIPGAEIVKKGHERGLLLNVTHDTVLRFVPPLVVTKQEIDTMIATLDGIFAEVVA, from the coding sequence ATGAATTCTCAGCAGTGGATCGAAAAGTCGGACAAGTACATCATGAAAACCTATGGCCGCTATCCGATCGTGCCGGTCAGAGGGGCGGGCTGCCGCCTGTGGGACGCGGACGGCAGGGAATACCTCGATTTCCTGGGAGGGGTGGCGGTCAACAACCTGGGACACTGCCATCCCCGGGTGGTTGCGGCCCTGCAGCACCAGGCGGCCGAGCTGATCCACTGCTCCAATTACTATCAGGTTCCCCAGCAGATCGAGCTGGCCGAGCTGTTGTGCAGCCACTCCTTTGCCGACAGGGCCTTTTTCTGCAACAGCGGGGCCGAGGCAAACGAGGCGGCCATCAAACTGGCGCGCAAGTACAGCCGGGACAAGTTCGGCCCCCAGCGTTACGAGATCATTACCGCGGCCGAGTCGTTCCACGGCCGCACCATGGCCACCGTATCCGCCACCGGCCAGGAAAAGGTGCAGCGCTTTTTCGACCCGCTGCTGCATGGCTTCACCCACGTGCCCTTCAACGATGCGGCTGCCCTGGCAGCGGCTGTCACTCCCAATACCTGCGCGATCATGCTGGAGCCGATCCAGGGGGAGGGGGGGGTCAACATCCCTTCAACCGGCTATTTCCAGGAGGTGCGGCGTATCTGCGACCAGCACGGCCTGCTGTTGATCTTCGACGAAGTGCAGGTCGGCATGGGACGCACCGGCACGCTGTTCGCCTACGAACATTTCGGCGTGGTGCCCGACATCATGACCCTGGCAAAGGCCCTGGCCGGCGGCGCCCCGATCGGCACCATGCTGGCCCGTGAGGAATTCGCATCCGCCTTCACCCCCGGCACCCACGGTTCCACCTTCGGCGGCAACCCGTTGGTCTGTGCGGCAGCCATCGCCACAATACGGACCATCCTGGAGGAGGGCATCCTCAACCGGACGGAGGAGATCGGCGAGTATCTTCTGGGAGAGCTGGAAACACTGGGGAAAAAATATCCTTTCGTAACCGAGGTGCGCGGCATCGGCCTGATGATCGGCATGAGCCTGAACATTCCCGGCGCGGAGATCGTCAAGAAGGGCCATGAGCGGGGCTTGCTGCTCAATGTGACCCACGACACGGTGCTGCGTTTCGTGCCCCCTCTGGTGGTGACCAAGCAGGAAATTGATACGATGATCGCAACCCTGGACGGCATCTTTGCCGAAGTGGTAGCGTAG
- the argB gene encoding acetylglutamate kinase: MKHLIDKANTLMEALPYIRRFSGKTFVIKYGGHAMADERLKESFALDVIMLRSLGINAVIVHGGGPQINETLKRYGIVSQFVKGMRVTDAETMSVVEMVLVGQVNKEVVGYLNQHGGRAVGLSGKDGTLLLSKKLLQDVPGEDGRVEQVDIGYVGDVVKVNTDLIRTLEQGSYLPVIAPVGVGPEGESYNINADLVAGRVAAALDAEKLILLTDIEGVKDKSGALLSTIAVADMHRLIQEEAITGGMIPKVVCCADAIRDGVKKAHIIDGRVEHAVLLEIFTDIGIGTEIVQ; encoded by the coding sequence ATGAAACACCTGATCGACAAAGCCAATACGCTGATGGAAGCACTGCCGTACATCCGCCGTTTTTCGGGAAAGACCTTTGTGATCAAGTACGGCGGCCATGCCATGGCGGACGAGCGACTCAAGGAATCTTTCGCGCTGGACGTGATCATGCTCAGGTCGCTGGGCATCAATGCCGTCATCGTCCACGGCGGCGGTCCGCAGATCAACGAAACCCTCAAGCGCTACGGCATCGTTTCCCAATTTGTGAAGGGTATGCGGGTAACCGACGCGGAAACCATGTCGGTGGTGGAGATGGTGCTGGTGGGGCAGGTCAACAAGGAGGTCGTGGGCTATCTCAACCAGCATGGCGGCCGGGCTGTCGGGTTGTCGGGCAAGGATGGCACGCTGCTGTTGTCCAAAAAACTGCTCCAGGATGTGCCGGGTGAGGATGGCCGGGTGGAGCAGGTGGACATCGGCTACGTGGGGGACGTGGTCAAGGTGAATACCGATCTGATCAGAACCCTCGAGCAGGGCAGCTATCTGCCGGTGATCGCTCCGGTAGGTGTCGGGCCGGAAGGGGAGAGCTACAACATCAACGCCGACCTGGTGGCCGGCCGGGTGGCGGCGGCGTTGGATGCCGAGAAACTGATCCTGCTGACAGACATCGAAGGGGTCAAGGACAAGTCCGGGGCGCTCCTGTCTACCATTGCCGTGGCTGACATGCACCGCTTGATCCAGGAGGAGGCCATCACCGGCGGTATGATTCCCAAGGTGGTCTGCTGCGCGGATGCCATCCGCGACGGGGTCAAGAAGGCCCATATCATCGACGGCCGGGTAGAGCACGCGGTGCTGTTGGAGATATTTACCGACATCGGCATAGGCACTGAAATAGTACAGTAG
- a CDS encoding hybrid sensor histidine kinase/response regulator → MRLASAGPGASAVNAAVLVVDDEKIIRDFCTRALGEYRVAQAGNCHEALKAYEKERHDLVLADVMMPGEDGIDLLRRIKEIDPTAAVIIMTGFTHKEVLLKALREGADDFISKPLNLLQLRTAVAKALGRKYLKEELANLKQLDRLKSHFLSLISHKLRTPITAISLFLQNIQRSARENSDEWLCRNVTLAHEETVYLDRMVNDLLIFSQVMEGGRGLDLEACDLNLLISEVLQCSREAQGKPGVETEFNESPLPDMQLDRTKIVFALQQIVENAYKFSYDTGRVVISAAENDGSITITVSDSGIGIPREASEKVFEKFYQVDPDCTGQVRGFGLGLFYAREFVRQHDGTLTIASEPGRGTTVTMMLPAR, encoded by the coding sequence TTGCGGTTGGCTAGCGCCGGACCGGGGGCATCGGCCGTCAACGCGGCGGTCCTGGTTGTCGATGATGAAAAGATCATTCGTGATTTTTGCACACGCGCGCTGGGAGAATACCGCGTAGCGCAGGCCGGGAACTGTCACGAAGCGCTCAAGGCGTACGAAAAGGAGCGCCACGACCTGGTTCTTGCGGATGTCATGATGCCGGGCGAGGATGGCATTGACCTGCTCCGGCGGATCAAGGAGATCGATCCGACTGCCGCAGTCATCATCATGACCGGTTTTACCCATAAGGAGGTCCTGCTGAAAGCCCTCAGGGAGGGGGCCGACGACTTCATCAGCAAGCCGCTGAACCTGTTGCAGCTCAGGACTGCTGTGGCAAAGGCCCTTGGCCGGAAATACCTCAAGGAGGAACTGGCCAACCTCAAACAGCTCGACCGGCTCAAAAGCCATTTCCTCTCGCTCATCTCTCACAAGCTGCGTACGCCGATCACCGCTATTTCGCTGTTTCTCCAGAACATCCAGCGCAGCGCACGGGAAAACAGTGACGAGTGGCTTTGCCGGAATGTTACCCTTGCCCATGAGGAAACGGTCTATCTGGATCGCATGGTGAACGACCTGCTGATCTTCAGCCAGGTGATGGAAGGGGGCAGAGGGCTGGACCTCGAGGCCTGCGATCTGAACCTGCTCATATCCGAAGTCTTGCAATGTTCGCGGGAGGCACAGGGCAAGCCGGGGGTGGAAACGGAATTCAACGAGTCGCCGCTGCCGGACATGCAGCTTGATCGTACCAAAATCGTCTTTGCGCTTCAGCAGATCGTTGAGAACGCCTACAAGTTCTCGTACGACACCGGTCGGGTGGTCATCAGTGCTGCCGAGAACGATGGCTCGATCACGATCACGGTGAGCGATTCAGGAATCGGTATCCCGCGGGAGGCGTCCGAGAAGGTGTTCGAGAAGTTCTACCAGGTGGATCCGGACTGTACCGGACAGGTGCGCGGTTTCGGCCTGGGACTGTTCTACGCGCGGGAATTCGTCCGTCAGCATGATGGCACGCTCACCATCGCCAGCGAGCCGGGGCGCGGAACGACCGTCACCATGATGCTGCCGGCACGCTGA